A section of the Ignavibacteriales bacterium genome encodes:
- the ruvC gene encoding crossover junction endodeoxyribonuclease RuvC yields MRIIGIDPGTLITGIGIIECLTGRNGKDVTLIHYGSINLKPAEPLPNRLKKIYDNCLQCIDEFKPDEFAIETAFYSKNVQSTLKLGQARGVAIIAAVNHSLTISEYSPREIKKSVTGKGSASKEHVRTIIKNILEFKEDPEFMDSSDALAVAVCHYFNITSKITTNGKGKKKYDWKKYIEENPEKIISSR; encoded by the coding sequence ATGCGCATAATAGGCATAGACCCCGGCACGCTGATAACAGGAATTGGTATCATAGAATGCCTTACCGGCAGGAACGGCAAGGATGTAACCCTTATTCACTACGGCAGTATAAATCTCAAGCCTGCCGAACCACTCCCCAACCGATTAAAGAAGATATATGACAATTGTCTGCAGTGCATAGATGAATTCAAGCCGGATGAATTCGCGATAGAGACGGCGTTTTACAGCAAGAACGTGCAGTCAACATTGAAGCTGGGACAGGCACGGGGCGTGGCAATAATAGCAGCGGTAAACCACAGTCTTACAATATCGGAATACTCTCCGAGGGAAATAAAAAAATCCGTTACGGGAAAAGGTTCAGCATCAAAGGAGCACGTGAGGACGATAATAAAGAACATACTGGAATTTAAAGAGGACCCGGAATTCATGGATTCGTCCGATGCATTAGCGGTAGCAGTATGTCATTACTTTAATATAACGAGTAAGATCACGACCAATGGTAAAGGCAAGAAGAAGTATGATTGGAAAAAATATATAGAGGAAAATCCCGAAAAAATAATCTCTTCCAGATAA
- a CDS encoding YebC/PmpR family DNA-binding transcriptional regulator yields the protein MSGHSKWSTIKRKKAAIDAKRGKIFTKLLKEITVAAKEKGGDPDANPRLRLAINTAKSNNTPMDNINRAIKKGTGELEGVSYEEINYEAYGPHGVAVIIECLTDNKNRTVADLRHLISKNGGNMGESGSVAWMFERKGVISIKKSLIKEDDLMEIILEAGADDLKSDDDYYEVISSVENFEDVRKALEGKGIESEESSLQYLAKDLVEKEGKEAEDVIRFVEAIEDNDDVQNVYSNADLEVEEEAG from the coding sequence GTGTCAGGACATTCCAAATGGTCAACGATTAAAAGGAAAAAAGCGGCAATAGACGCTAAAAGAGGCAAAATTTTCACGAAATTGCTCAAGGAAATCACTGTAGCCGCAAAAGAGAAGGGCGGAGACCCGGATGCAAATCCAAGGTTAAGGCTTGCAATAAATACTGCCAAGTCTAATAATACACCTATGGATAATATCAACAGGGCTATTAAAAAAGGAACGGGTGAGCTGGAAGGGGTGAGCTACGAAGAAATCAACTACGAAGCATACGGTCCTCATGGTGTCGCGGTTATAATAGAATGTTTGACAGATAACAAGAACAGGACGGTGGCTGACCTGCGTCACCTTATTTCAAAGAACGGCGGTAACATGGGTGAGAGCGGATCGGTTGCGTGGATGTTCGAGCGTAAGGGAGTAATTTCGATCAAGAAGAGTTTGATAAAAGAAGACGACCTAATGGAGATAATACTCGAAGCGGGCGCGGATGATCTGAAAAGCGACGATGATTATTATGAAGTAATATCGAGCGTGGAGAATTTCGAGGACGTGCGTAAAGCTCTCGAGGGAAAAGGGATAGAAAGCGAAGAATCTTCACTGCAGTATTTAGCTAAGGACCTTGTAGAGAAGGAAGGAAAGGAAGCAGAGGACGTAATAAGGTTCGTTGAAGCAATAGAAGATAACGACGACGTTCAAAACGTATATTCAAATGCCGACCTGGAAGTAGAGGAAGAGGCAGGATAG
- the recJ gene encoding single-stranded-DNA-specific exonuclease RecJ encodes MEKIWKLKELVGSNGSDHEESIDNFITEMRALRTNIQVPEMILRLLFSRGITNYAKTVKFFKPTKERLYDPFLLKDGQKASERISDIIASKEKIMVLGDYDVDGTCGVSMFYLFLKHFGVDSIIYIPDRIEEGYGISEKAINLAHEQGIKLIVSIDCGITAYDKVEYAKTLGIDFIICDHHRPPDRIPDAFAVLDPIREDDTYPFKYLCGTGVAFKLIQGACKLMKEEEFAYTLLDFVAIATASDIVPLIDENRIILHEGLEMINNNPRPSIRTILEASGVTPGTLNTAKIVFTLAPRINAVGRLGDAKRAVEMLTSIDDEELVKLADELNEENLNRREIDKTITEHAIRECEELVVESSNYTLVVHNEDWHPGVIGIVAARLVEKFHLPSVVLTTVNGVAKGSARSITGFNIYEALKKCEHELIQFGGHYHAAGLEIEIDKIDGFKTMLNKIASEELSQDQLLPEMLIDAELSFEDISNQFVKILTFFEPYGPENMTPIFTTKKVQIVGDVRYAKSHTHIFRVKEEESELVFDAVFFSSEKFHDDIQPGRYCDICYSIDNNYWNGAYKTKLRIRDIKFPY; translated from the coding sequence TTGGAAAAAATTTGGAAATTAAAAGAATTAGTAGGGAGTAATGGGTCCGATCACGAAGAAAGCATAGACAATTTTATAACAGAGATGAGAGCTCTCCGGACGAACATACAGGTTCCGGAGATGATCTTGCGGCTGCTTTTTTCCAGAGGTATCACCAATTACGCTAAGACGGTAAAGTTTTTTAAGCCGACCAAAGAAAGGCTTTACGATCCGTTCCTTTTAAAGGACGGTCAGAAAGCATCAGAGCGCATCTCCGATATAATCGCCAGCAAAGAAAAAATAATGGTATTGGGCGATTATGATGTCGACGGAACATGCGGTGTTTCAATGTTTTATCTCTTCCTCAAGCACTTCGGAGTAGATTCAATCATTTACATTCCAGACAGAATAGAAGAGGGTTACGGAATTTCCGAGAAGGCTATCAACCTGGCTCACGAGCAGGGAATAAAACTCATCGTTTCGATAGACTGCGGAATAACCGCATATGATAAAGTCGAGTACGCAAAGACACTCGGTATAGATTTTATTATATGCGATCACCACAGACCGCCGGACAGGATCCCTGATGCGTTTGCAGTACTGGACCCGATACGGGAAGACGACACATATCCTTTCAAGTATCTCTGCGGTACCGGTGTTGCATTCAAACTTATACAAGGCGCATGTAAGCTGATGAAGGAAGAAGAGTTCGCTTATACGCTTCTGGACTTTGTCGCGATTGCAACCGCTTCCGATATCGTACCTCTCATAGACGAAAACCGTATCATACTTCACGAAGGACTGGAAATGATAAATAACAATCCGCGTCCCTCGATCAGGACAATACTCGAGGCAAGCGGTGTTACTCCGGGAACGCTAAACACGGCAAAGATAGTGTTTACGCTAGCTCCCAGGATAAACGCTGTGGGCAGACTAGGCGATGCAAAGCGCGCAGTGGAGATGTTAACCAGTATTGATGATGAGGAACTAGTGAAGCTCGCGGATGAGCTGAACGAGGAAAACCTGAACAGGCGAGAGATCGATAAGACAATCACTGAGCATGCTATAAGAGAATGCGAGGAGCTTGTGGTAGAATCGAGCAACTATACGCTTGTAGTACATAATGAAGATTGGCATCCGGGTGTTATCGGGATAGTCGCGGCAAGGCTGGTGGAAAAATTTCATCTTCCCTCGGTCGTGCTGACAACGGTGAACGGGGTCGCAAAAGGAAGCGCAAGAAGTATAACCGGATTTAATATTTACGAAGCACTGAAGAAGTGCGAGCACGAACTGATACAGTTCGGAGGACATTACCATGCGGCGGGACTGGAAATTGAGATAGATAAGATAGACGGATTCAAGACTATGCTCAATAAGATAGCAAGCGAGGAGCTTTCACAGGATCAGCTTTTACCGGAAATGCTCATAGACGCTGAGCTTTCATTCGAAGATATAAGCAACCAGTTCGTGAAAATACTCACATTCTTCGAACCGTACGGACCTGAAAACATGACGCCTATATTCACGACGAAAAAAGTGCAGATCGTTGGAGACGTACGTTACGCAAAGAGCCACACGCATATATTCCGAGTAAAAGAAGAAGAAAGTGAGCTTGTATTCGACGCGGTATTCTTTTCGTCGGAGAAATTTCACGATGACATACAGCCGGGCAGGTACTGCGATATATGCTATTCCATAGATAATAACTACTGGAACGGCGCCTACAAGACAAAGCTCAGAATCAGGGATATTAAATTTCCATATTAA
- a CDS encoding ABC transporter ATP-binding protein, translating into MAIRLELIGSVFINYLMIQVNNVFKEYPGGVKALEGVSFNIQKGDICGYIGANGAGKSTTVKILTGMLEFDKGEVVIGGINVKDDPVGLKKIIGYVPESGNMFNSLTPREFLSFITEVRNIGSDIAKHRIEGFASIFDLTAMLDSSLSTLSKGNKQKVLITSALLHDPEVIFLDEPLNGLDANTIFTFRDMIEDFSRRGKTIFYCSHLLDVIEKISSRILLIDKGRIVLDKNTLELKGSKDYTNLETLFKSLEPEENRKKFSYEEIFG; encoded by the coding sequence TTGGCTATTAGACTTGAACTAATAGGAAGTGTTTTCATAAATTACCTTATGATACAGGTAAATAATGTATTTAAAGAATATCCCGGTGGAGTGAAAGCGCTCGAAGGGGTGTCCTTTAATATACAAAAAGGGGATATCTGCGGTTATATAGGAGCCAATGGCGCCGGTAAAAGCACCACAGTAAAGATACTTACCGGCATGCTGGAATTTGATAAGGGTGAGGTTGTCATCGGGGGAATAAATGTTAAGGATGATCCCGTAGGACTGAAAAAGATAATCGGTTATGTGCCCGAATCCGGCAATATGTTTAATTCCCTCACTCCAAGAGAGTTTCTTAGCTTCATTACGGAAGTAAGGAACATCGGGAGCGACATAGCAAAACACCGCATCGAAGGATTCGCTTCGATATTCGACCTTACCGCGATGCTTGACTCTTCACTCTCCACTCTTTCGAAAGGGAATAAGCAAAAAGTACTAATAACCTCTGCTCTCCTGCACGACCCTGAGGTGATTTTTCTGGATGAACCTCTTAACGGGCTGGACGCAAATACCATTTTTACATTCCGTGACATGATAGAGGACTTCTCGCGAAGAGGGAAGACCATCTTTTATTGTTCACACCTGCTTGATGTAATAGAAAAGATTTCCTCACGCATACTGCTCATCGATAAAGGCAGGATTGTTCTCGATAAAAACACCCTGGAACTGAAAGGCTCAAAAGATTATACTAACCTCGAAACCCTGTTTAAGTCACTCGAACCCGAAGAAAATAGAAAAAAGTTTTCTTATGAAGAGATTTTTGGTTAG
- a CDS encoding ATP-binding protein → MKTLYIELDSQRSEIAKFEEVLARVNEETMFEIERFINLQIAVSEALVNAIVHGNKENPSKKVHVIINYDKDMIEVKVKDEGDGFDISMLPDPTNEENLLKESGRGVYIIMSLVDEFSFDSNDSGTEMSLVIRKEKNSTPQ, encoded by the coding sequence TTGAAGACTCTCTACATCGAACTCGACAGCCAAAGGTCTGAAATCGCAAAATTCGAGGAAGTTCTCGCCCGCGTCAATGAGGAGACCATGTTTGAGATTGAAAGATTTATTAATCTGCAAATAGCTGTCTCTGAAGCGCTCGTCAATGCCATTGTTCACGGCAATAAGGAAAACCCTTCCAAAAAAGTTCATGTCATTATTAATTATGATAAGGATATGATAGAGGTAAAGGTAAAAGATGAGGGTGATGGTTTCGATATTTCGATGTTACCCGATCCTACAAACGAAGAGAATCTCCTTAAGGAATCCGGCAGAGGAGTTTACATTATCATGTCGCTCGTAGATGAGTTCAGTTTTGATTCCAATGACAGCGGTACGGAAATGAGCCTCGTGATCCGCAAAGAAAAAAATTCTACACCGCAATAA
- the mdh gene encoding malate dehydrogenase — MKLTVVGAGNVGATVANVAAEKELVNEIILLDIKEGIAEGKSLDIWQTAPILGYDTRVTGSTNDYSATAGSDVVVITSGLPRKPGMSRDDLISTNAGIVKSVTENIMKHSPDTIIIVVSNPLDVMTYCAYLTSGLPSSKVMGMAGILDTARYRAFLATELNCSPKDIQAVLMGGHGDTMVPLPRYTTVSGIPVTEFISDEKLQPIIERTKKGGGELVQLMGTSAWYAPGAAAAQMVEAIVRDQKRIFPVCAWLEGQYGMEKIYLGVPVKLGTNGIEEIIELKLNEDETKLLNDSAVAVREVMGVYDNMMKG; from the coding sequence ATGAAATTAACAGTAGTAGGTGCAGGAAATGTAGGCGCAACAGTGGCAAACGTTGCGGCTGAGAAGGAACTGGTAAACGAAATTATACTCCTCGACATTAAAGAAGGTATTGCAGAGGGAAAATCCCTCGATATATGGCAGACAGCTCCTATCCTTGGCTATGACACAAGGGTCACCGGTTCGACAAACGATTATTCGGCAACGGCAGGCTCGGACGTAGTTGTAATTACTTCCGGACTTCCAAGAAAGCCCGGCATGAGCAGAGACGACCTGATCTCGACAAATGCAGGTATCGTAAAGTCGGTAACGGAAAACATAATGAAACATTCTCCCGACACCATAATAATAGTAGTATCCAATCCGCTGGACGTAATGACATACTGCGCGTACCTGACATCGGGACTTCCGTCGAGCAAGGTTATGGGTATGGCGGGAATACTCGACACTGCAAGGTACAGAGCATTCCTGGCTACCGAGCTGAACTGCTCACCGAAAGACATACAAGCAGTTCTCATGGGCGGTCACGGTGATACGATGGTACCTCTTCCAAGATATACGACAGTAAGCGGTATCCCTGTAACGGAATTTATCAGCGACGAAAAATTACAACCAATAATAGAGAGGACAAAGAAAGGCGGAGGCGAGCTGGTACAGCTTATGGGAACATCAGCATGGTATGCTCCCGGCGCGGCGGCGGCACAAATGGTAGAGGCAATTGTAAGGGATCAGAAAAGGATATTCCCGGTATGCGCATGGCTGGAAGGACAATACGGCATGGAAAAAATCTACCTTGGTGTACCGGTAAAGCTGGGCACTAACGGAATAGAAGAGATAATAGAGCTAAAACTGAACGAAGACGAAACGAAACTGCTCAATGACTCTGCCGTAGCAGTACGAGAGGTTATGGGTGTGTATGATAATATGATGAAGGGATAA
- the rpmA gene encoding 50S ribosomal protein L27 — protein sequence MAHKKGLGSTKNGRDSQAQRLGIKKFGGERVKAGNIIARQRGTKFLPGKNVGLGKDYTIFSLIEGKVLFTNKAGKKVINVEPANA from the coding sequence ATGGCTCATAAAAAAGGATTAGGAAGCACAAAGAACGGCAGAGACTCACAAGCGCAGAGACTTGGTATCAAGAAATTCGGCGGTGAAAGAGTAAAAGCCGGCAATATTATCGCAAGACAGAGAGGAACTAAGTTCCTTCCCGGCAAGAACGTCGGTCTAGGAAAAGATTATACTATCTTTTCATTAATAGAAGGCAAGGTGTTATTCACCAATAAGGCAGGAAAGAAAGTTATAAACGTCGAACCTGCCAATGCATAA
- the rplU gene encoding 50S ribosomal protein L21, with the protein MFAIVDIQGSQYRVQENDKIYVPKISKDAGEKVTFDKVLMISPAENKFEIGTPVLDGKKIEATIVDHVRDEKVIVFKKKRRKGYQKKRGHKQHYTLISIDKIA; encoded by the coding sequence ATGTTTGCAATAGTAGATATACAGGGCAGCCAGTACAGGGTGCAGGAAAACGACAAGATCTATGTACCAAAGATCAGCAAGGACGCAGGCGAGAAAGTAACTTTTGACAAGGTACTCATGATCTCACCCGCCGAAAACAAGTTCGAAATTGGTACACCTGTACTCGATGGCAAAAAAATAGAGGCGACGATCGTTGACCACGTGAGAGATGAAAAAGTGATCGTATTCAAGAAGAAGAGAAGAAAAGGATACCAGAAGAAGAGAGGTCACAAACAGCATTACACATTAATCTCAATAGACAAAATCGCATAG
- a CDS encoding DUF2589 domain-containing protein: protein MINPGQELSTIDFASMIGGPLTSCVDAQAQAAMSTVNFIKAVGFNEDNEPIYVSFKYDKEVSPFIPGTPAGITSINITAPGSGYAAPPSVDIDNTGSGGSGLEAQATIEGGTVTKVTITNPGSGYTSAPSISLTPVSNDPGSGATATAVFTSAVPDVEAQYRQMMIEVPMLSIVPIPYIRIDEVDIKFHAQITTMEYKDTTDKFGVDASLEFKQRWPGGSVKLNASLSYQKSNTQGEKVDRTYALDIHVHASQDELPGGMEKILGILEDSMKSKTAPQT, encoded by the coding sequence ATGATAAATCCAGGTCAGGAACTCTCAACGATCGACTTTGCAAGCATGATCGGAGGTCCTTTAACATCATGTGTTGACGCGCAGGCTCAGGCTGCAATGAGCACAGTGAACTTCATAAAAGCAGTAGGCTTTAATGAAGATAATGAACCAATTTATGTTTCCTTTAAGTACGATAAGGAGGTATCTCCTTTTATACCGGGCACACCCGCAGGTATAACCTCCATAAATATAACTGCACCGGGATCAGGGTATGCCGCTCCTCCCAGTGTCGATATAGATAATACAGGATCAGGCGGTTCAGGTCTAGAAGCCCAAGCGACGATCGAAGGCGGCACAGTAACAAAGGTCACAATAACCAACCCCGGATCAGGTTACACTAGCGCTCCAAGTATTTCACTTACTCCTGTTTCGAACGATCCCGGTAGCGGAGCAACAGCGACGGCTGTCTTCACCTCTGCGGTACCGGACGTAGAGGCGCAATATAGGCAGATGATGATAGAAGTTCCGATGCTCTCAATAGTACCGATACCTTATATCCGCATAGATGAGGTGGACATAAAATTCCATGCCCAGATCACCACTATGGAATACAAGGATACGACGGATAAATTTGGTGTGGACGCATCACTGGAATTCAAGCAAAGATGGCCCGGAGGTTCGGTAAAGCTGAACGCTTCCCTTTCGTATCAAAAATCCAATACCCAGGGAGAAAAAGTTGATAGGACGTATGCGCTGGACATACACGTTCACGCATCACAGGATGAGCTCCCCGGCGGTATGGAAAAGATCCTGGGCATCCTTGAGGATTCAATGAAATCAAAAACTGCTCCACAAACTTAA
- a CDS encoding NUDIX pyrophosphatase, giving the protein MARQPVNVLVFPFRKNSEGEYEFAVFKRADNPFWQAISGGVEDDEELHLAAYRECYEEAGIPKNRKLHKLSSHNSIPAYIFYEHAEWGDAVYLVDEHSFAIEAHDHKIILSHEHTEYKWLSFEKATKILRFDSNKTALYELHSRLKNNDLQ; this is encoded by the coding sequence ATGGCGAGACAACCAGTTAACGTACTCGTATTCCCTTTCAGAAAAAATTCGGAAGGCGAATACGAGTTCGCTGTTTTTAAAAGGGCTGACAATCCTTTTTGGCAGGCTATATCAGGAGGTGTTGAAGATGATGAGGAATTACATCTTGCTGCATACAGAGAATGTTATGAAGAAGCAGGTATCCCCAAAAACCGCAAACTCCACAAGCTTTCCTCCCATAATTCAATACCCGCATATATTTTTTATGAACATGCTGAGTGGGGTGATGCTGTCTATCTTGTAGACGAACACTCATTTGCCATTGAGGCTCATGATCATAAAATAATTCTTTCTCATGAGCATACTGAATACAAATGGCTTTCTTTTGAAAAAGCAACGAAAATACTAAGATTCGACAGCAACAAAACCGCTTTGTATGAGCTCCATTCCCGTTTAAAAAATAACGACCTTCAATAA
- a CDS encoding fatty acid desaturase, translated as MLRYNADIKSVIYIIITSSLFVAQWVWLGLNPFFYTWFLFMSVTVAVMTHNHNHLPMWRSKTMNVLTDWWLTVFYGFPIFAWVPTHNKNHHRFNNREGDDSITYRVSEKNNFLTFISYPSISGYYQQRAIFNYLKDAKANNKEKFWLCISQYVVLVAWVAFFLILDWKKALFFVIIPQQVSLFSVLIFNYVQHVHANEESEWNHSRNFTGFLNFLLFNNGLHTIHHHKAGLHWSKVPEAHAEIEHNIDPILLERSFWWYIFRAYFLSIFIPKFRTNSMRLERMMQEELAKKGQSSHISEITVEEEEISGPQPEVQVS; from the coding sequence ATGCTCAGATACAATGCCGATATAAAGAGCGTTATTTACATAATAATAACATCGTCTCTTTTTGTTGCACAATGGGTATGGCTTGGACTTAACCCCTTCTTTTATACATGGTTCTTGTTCATGTCTGTAACGGTAGCAGTAATGACTCACAATCATAACCACCTCCCTATGTGGCGCTCTAAAACAATGAACGTTTTAACTGACTGGTGGCTGACTGTATTTTATGGCTTTCCTATTTTCGCGTGGGTACCGACTCATAACAAAAACCACCACCGCTTCAATAACCGCGAAGGCGACGACTCGATCACATACAGAGTTAGTGAAAAAAATAACTTTCTAACATTCATTTCATATCCGTCGATCAGCGGGTACTACCAGCAAAGGGCTATATTTAATTATCTAAAAGATGCTAAAGCCAATAACAAAGAGAAGTTCTGGCTTTGCATTTCGCAATATGTCGTGCTCGTAGCATGGGTAGCTTTCTTCCTTATTCTCGACTGGAAAAAGGCGCTCTTTTTTGTGATAATTCCACAGCAGGTATCGCTCTTCAGCGTGCTGATATTTAATTATGTACAGCACGTGCATGCCAATGAAGAATCCGAGTGGAATCATTCGCGCAATTTCACCGGTTTTTTGAACTTTCTGCTGTTTAATAACGGATTGCACACTATACATCACCATAAAGCAGGACTCCACTGGAGCAAGGTTCCCGAAGCCCACGCTGAGATCGAGCACAATATCGACCCTATACTTCTCGAAAGAAGTTTCTGGTGGTATATTTTCAGAGCCTATTTTCTCTCGATATTCATTCCAAAATTCAGGACAAACTCTATGCGCCTGGAAAGGATGATGCAGGAAGAGTTGGCAAAGAAAGGACAGTCTTCTCATATATCCGAAATAACGGTGGAAGAAGAAGAGATATCCGGTCCTCAACCGGAAGTCCAGGTCTCTTAA
- a CDS encoding T9SS type A sorting domain-containing protein codes for MNRLLLAIILSLCTYTTALAQWVPVTNPQNKALHSVFFINSTTGFTCGDTATVLKSTNGGSSWFSINSGIPSSVNLTDIAFLDLNTGYCTGGLGSISGKIYKSTNGGVNWVQKYDTNGTGFRTLFFVNANTGWVVGAGGVIKYTSNGGDSWLPRDVNISSLTDVYALSEDTVFVSGFGSGGSIVKSTNGGVNWAFTSVPGDFADFKFVMFVNSSTGYAGGLKFGGNGIMGKTTNKGLNWTTLTGYVSATPYEAANVTDDLVYVVRTDDTVSVTTDGGITWSKQYAQTGGFDKSISVKNGLGVTAGRNLAINTTVGIHILSSEIPGDFSLKQNYPNPFNPSTSIEFSVPQKSFVKLIVYNVLGQEVKTLLNEVKEPASYKVDFSAISLPSGVYFYKLEAEGFIETKRMILVK; via the coding sequence ATGAACAGACTACTACTTGCTATCATACTTTCATTATGTACTTATACTACAGCTCTGGCGCAATGGGTGCCTGTTACTAATCCACAGAATAAAGCTCTGCATAGTGTATTTTTTATTAATTCCACTACGGGCTTTACTTGTGGCGATACCGCAACAGTCTTAAAATCCACTAATGGAGGATCCTCCTGGTTCAGCATTAATTCCGGGATACCTTCCTCGGTAAATCTTACCGACATTGCTTTTCTTGACCTGAATACAGGATATTGTACTGGCGGACTTGGTTCTATAAGCGGAAAGATTTACAAGTCTACTAATGGAGGAGTTAACTGGGTCCAAAAATATGATACCAACGGAACAGGATTTAGAACATTGTTTTTTGTGAATGCGAATACCGGTTGGGTTGTTGGTGCCGGAGGAGTGATTAAGTACACTTCTAATGGTGGTGACTCCTGGCTGCCAAGGGATGTTAATATTTCATCTTTGACTGATGTTTATGCTTTATCGGAAGACACTGTCTTTGTTTCCGGATTCGGAAGCGGGGGTAGTATTGTTAAGTCTACCAATGGTGGGGTTAACTGGGCTTTCACTTCAGTGCCCGGTGATTTTGCTGATTTTAAGTTCGTTATGTTTGTTAACTCGAGTACCGGTTATGCAGGTGGACTTAAATTTGGCGGCAACGGCATAATGGGAAAGACTACAAACAAAGGATTGAACTGGACTACGCTCACCGGTTATGTTTCTGCAACTCCATATGAAGCGGCGAATGTAACTGATGATTTGGTTTATGTGGTCAGGACCGATGATACGGTTTCTGTAACAACCGATGGAGGTATAACATGGAGTAAGCAGTATGCTCAAACAGGCGGCTTTGATAAGTCCATTTCAGTAAAAAATGGGTTAGGTGTTACTGCTGGCAGGAATCTTGCTATTAATACTACCGTTGGCATTCATATTTTATCTTCTGAAATTCCCGGTGATTTTTCCTTGAAACAGAATTATCCTAATCCTTTCAACCCTTCGACTTCCATAGAATTTTCAGTACCTCAAAAGTCATTTGTAAAGCTTATCGTTTATAATGTTCTGGGACAGGAAGTGAAAACATTGCTTAATGAAGTAAAAGAACCCGCTTCATACAAGGTAGATTTTTCCGCAATAAGTCTTCCAAGTGGTGTTTATTTCTATAAATTGGAAGCAGAGGGCTTTATTGAGACGAAAAGAATGATTCTGGTTAAATAG